Part of the Capsicum annuum cultivar UCD-10X-F1 chromosome 12, UCD10Xv1.1, whole genome shotgun sequence genome is shown below.
ATCAACTCATAATTTTATATAGATATCCTTTTCCTGTCCCCATCTAACCGTCTGTCCACTCTTTTCTCTATTGTTTCTTTTCCCTTCTATTGTCAGCTTAAAAACCCTCTCTCCCCCCTTCTCTCCCAATATTCCAAAATCAAAAGCTACACTTCATCCCTcccaaaaaaaaacaattttctttcttcttcatcatcaccaTTGTTATTATCATGACCGGTAAAAGAAGTCAAAATAGCCCGGTTGGAAGTCCGTTATCGGGAAACACGTCCGATAACTCATCTAAAGAACTAGACAAGTTCCTCCCTATAGCCAATGTTAGTAGAATAATGAAAAAATCCCTCCCAGCCAACGCGAAAATCTCCAAAGAAGCCAAAGAGACCGTTCAAGAATGTGTCTCTGAGTTCATTAGCTTCATCACGGGCGAAGCATCGGATAAATGTCAGAGAGAGAAGAGGAAGACTATCAATGGAGATGATCTTTTATGGGCCATGACAACATTAGggtttgaaaattatgttttaccCTTAAAAAGTTATCTCAATAAGTATAGAGAGAGTGAAGGTGAAAAAAGTATCATGGCTAGAAATGATCAAGAAACTTCCCGTGAACCAATGACTAGTACTGGTACTAGTTATAATAATGTTACAAAATTCTCATTAGCAAGGCCTGAATTTATTCAGAGGTTTAATGAGAATTTTTCATCACAAAATTATGGAGATAATTATGGTGAGAATTTGACATCTAAAGCTAGTCTTCATGGGGTTGAATggtagacttttttttttttttttgtggaaattATTGTTAAAAGGTTATGTCCTTCTTTCTTAATTAACATATTGCATACTCTCTTTCTAtgttatctttatcttttacaATTGACAtaatttattactccctccgtctcataataaataaattattgaattttaacatacaaattaattaaaagacaataaagacataaattttaatacaattttctatttttaccttCTAAAAAGCAAAAGTTGACCTttaatatctttttgaaaattaattgattgtcaaattataaaggtaactttaaaaaaaaatgtatgattcacttgaaacatcaataaatatcccaacaattcatttattctgaaacggagggagtatttcttTTGGTAATATGTGGTAACTATTATAGTTGAACTACAGGTTTGCTGATTGTGTATCTTTCTGATGTAATGAATGAGCTGATTCATCAATGTCAAGTTATTATTAATATCTAGTCATATAGTTGTtgggattaattaattaagaatcaAATCCTAACCTCAATTTTGTGAAAAGGTTTTTAAGTATTGAAAGCTAAGTGTATTGTTTTTTATAACATCAGATTAAttaagttgactatagcaaccGATAATTCTACACAGAAAACTTGTATATAAATAGATTAATCACCGACTATTACCGGTTAAATTGAATTGAAGGTGAAAAAGATTTTTACACACTGTATATAACAAGAAGTATATTGCTTCCCTCTCTATTCTTCGTTATCAATTCAATGAAATTAATTAGAGAAATGACTAGTTGTGTCTCTAGACAGTAATTAATTAGCTAGAcaagaaaattgaacaaaaggtgtcatttaagtttGCTTTTAAGTATCAATGACCTTTGACCAAGCCTAAGGGTCAAAGATACTTGAAGactcaataaatatttttaaaacttcttaatctttttaaaaatacaaatcaaccacaactatatttttaataaaatcactttttcaaaatcaaaactccCTGTCTCTCCTCTCAAAggtctcaactctctctctctctcaaacttCTCCTAACAGTTGCTGCAAACGATAATACAAATCAAccacaactatatttttaataaaattagttttttaaaatgaaaactcCCATGTCTCTCCTCTCAAAGGTCTCGACTCTTTCTCTCTCACAAACTTCTCCCAATAATTGCTGCAAAAGATAATACAATAGATCGACGTGACTTTCAATCTCCGACAACTTTCAACCTCTGGGAACAACGGCTTAGACTTTCAACTGTCAATTTCTTCCACAAAAGATCGATGCGACAACATTCTGTGACGACTTTCAACCTTCGATGACAACAattttgagttcttcatcgttccttttcgactttcacaGGTAAATAATTACGGTttcttagttatgaagaaaaataggaacttAAGTTAACTTTTCTAGTatgggttaacaatttcaatactCGTTGCTTAAAAACGAAATGGAGACTCAGAAAGCCCTAATTTgtggtatttcttctcttaataTGGTGATTGATGTAAATATGTTATctagtgaaatataattttttattgttattgtagttcttgttctcgaatattgttgtaaaaatagtgtaacttgaattttaatttttttcggaGACATGTGTTGCGACCAAATCTAACAACTGTTAGTGTTTGTTGTGTTTCttagagttttttttattatttgtgtttgttggtgttgttgagtgtgtgttggtgttgttggtagTGTTGTAAATGTTTCTGTTGGTAAATATTCTGGTGTTAGAGTtgaatgttgatgttgttggtttTGTCTGTGTTGTTATATTTGTAAATGTTGGTAAATGTTGATATTGTTGGTGTTGATGTATTGATGTAAATGTTGGTGTAGTTGTCGGTGTGTGTTAGTGTTGATATATGTTTATGTAGATGTATTTATGTGATAAAAATGTTGTTACTATTGATAAATCttgctattaattttttttcaatagatgacccatctgttgcaatagatggttcatctattgaaaaaaatataataattattcaataggtgaattatctgttgcaacagatgagtcatctgttggatgAAATCATAACAATTATTCCAATAAATGACTGTCAagactattttaatttcttccgatagagggtaatctattgcaacagatggtcatCTATTGGATAAAATCATAACAATTATTCCAATAAATGACTGTCAagactattttaatttcttccaatagaggttaatctgttgcaacagatggtcatctgttagaagaaataaaaaaagcacTAGGTATATACATCAAATTTAATCCAATAGATTattcattcgttgcaacagatgagtgatttgttgaaagaaatacaaacaatttcaatattattttatttattccaacagattacccatttattgcaatagattacccatctattaaaagaaataaaaaaagtattgaaACTGATTttatctgttccaacagatcacacatctattgcaatagatgggtaatctattgaaagagataaaatagtttcaatactatttgattttttccaatagatgaaaTCTgctggaagaaatcaaaacagtcTTGAAACTATTTttacaagactatttttatttcttccaacagatcactcatctgttgcaacaaatgaatcatctgttagaactattattttactatgttgtacttgttagatttactgttaa
Proteins encoded:
- the LOC107849692 gene encoding nuclear transcription factor Y subunit B-3 — protein: MTGKRSQNSPVGSPLSGNTSDNSSKELDKFLPIANVSRIMKKSLPANAKISKEAKETVQECVSEFISFITGEASDKCQREKRKTINGDDLLWAMTTLGFENYVLPLKSYLNKYRESEGEKSIMARNDQETSREPMTSTGTSYNNVTKFSLARPEFIQRFNENFSSQNYGDNYGENLTSKASLHGVEW